The DNA sequence TTACCTGATGAGGCAACCCGGCGTACCGTGCGGCTTGCGGTCGATTCGTGGGCGCCGATCACATCTCCGGCAGTAATCAAGAAGCATCCGGAGGCAAAAAATTTCAGTGCCAGCATCACCTGCAGCTCGGCACTCAAAGCACCACTCCGACACGTCGGGTGCTCGATCTCGGAGCGAAGGAACTCGGCAAAAAATACTATGCCGTCCCGCCCGAAGCGTACGCGCCGCTGCAGCTCCTCCTCGCTGAAGGCGTCCAGCGGATTTGTCCTGTCGCGAAACACGCGTTCGCGGCGCAGCAAGTGCTCGGCGAGCATCTCGAGGCGGGCCAACCGCAGGGCAGCCATGTTGGAAAATACTGAATAAGTTTTGGATAAGCCAGCTCGGAGCAGGCTAGATTTCGGTCTCATTTCAATCTTAATTTCGTGTCTTGTTTCAGTCTAGTCTCTTTCGTGCAAGCGACTTATCGGCTAGGGAAGATTAAGCCTCCAATAAGATTCGAATGAGCCTGAAGATCAGAATAAGACCGGACTAGAGAGTTTTGTGCAAGCGGGCCAAG is a window from the Dermacentor albipictus isolate Rhodes 1998 colony chromosome 6, USDA_Dalb.pri_finalv2, whole genome shotgun sequence genome containing:
- the LOC139046716 gene encoding putative nuclease HARBI1; translation: MAALRLARLEMLAEHLLRRERVFRDRTNPLDAFSEEELQRRVRFGRDGIVFFAEFLRSEIEHPTCRSGALSAELQVMLALKFFASGCFLITAGDVIGAHESTASRTVRRVASSVGRRLERCGESRVVGAIDGTHVRIQAPGEHEEAYVNRHFYHSINVELTK